The following nucleotide sequence is from Candidatus Magasanikbacteria bacterium RIFOXYB2_FULL_38_10.
CCATATTAGCATTCAGTCCTAAAATAATTTCTAAATTTTTAAGACCGAAATTATGGGCGGTTTTTTTTAATCTTTCAATCAGTTCTTTTATTTTTAAATTGGCCGGAGTGGAAGCCTCTGGCAAATTAACACTACCGTGAAGCACGTGATAAGTGCCTGTAAAAGAATTAGCCTTTTCTAGAGCAATAATATCTTGCGGGTAGCTAACTATACAAATTACATTCTGGGCGCGCTGCGTATCGGCACAAATTTCACAAGGGTCGGTTATGGAAAAATTTTGGCAAGCGGAACAACTTTTAATGTTTTTTTGAATATCCAGTAAAGTGGCGGCTAATTCGTTTAATTCTTGTGATGATTGTCTAAATAGATGAAAAACAAAACGTTCGGCGGTTTTGGGGCCGACACCGGGAAATTTTTCTAAAATTTCAGTAAGTTTTTTAATTAGTTGGTTGGTCATTCTAGGTTTTTACATTCCTGGCATTTTGAATCCTCCGTCTTTCATCATTTTATCGGCCATTACTTTTTGCGCTTTTTTGATAGCTTCATTGGTTACTTCTTTGATAGCGTCTTCTATTTTAGATTTGCTGGCGAGCAGTTCTTCGTCAACGGAAACAGATAAAACTTCCTGATTGCCATTCATTTCCATTTTAATTTTGCCCCAAGCGGCAGTAGCTAAAACTTTTTCTTCGGCCAATTTACTTTGAATGTCTTTGGCTTTTTCACGCAAATCTTTAAATTGTTTTAACTTTTCAAACATATTTTTTATTTTTAAAAAAATTAATTTTTAATTTTATTTTTTTTTATTTGGCGGCCAGAGCGGGACTCTTGGTTATTCAAAGGATGTATGCCCAGAAAAAGAGGTGTCTAGACTTCTAAAACTGGCTTTTTCTTCGTCAAAATAAAGATTAGCAATGCCGGTTGGTCCGTTGCGATGCTTGGCAATGTGAATTTCCGCTAGATGGCGTTCATCCGGGGGTATGTCTTCTAATTTATATTTTCTATCTGCGGCTTTACGATAAATAAATAAAACCACATCGGCGTCTTGTTCTATGCTACCGGATTCTCTTAAGTGGGCTAATTTAGGAATAGCCGGTCCATTTTGCATTTCTACGGCGCGAGAAAGCTGGGAAAGAGCCAAAACCGGCACATTGAGTTCACGGGCAATACCTTTGAGGGAACGGGAAATTTCGGAAATTTCTTGCACGCGGTTATCTGTTTTGGTACGTGATTCCATTAATTGAAGATAATCAATCATAATCAAACCCAAACCATGTTCAGCTTGTAAACGGCGGGCTTTGATTCTAATTTGCATGATGTTGGCACTGGCCGCATCATCTATAAAAATTGGGGCGTCGGAAAGCATACCCATGGCTTGGCCGATTTTGGGGAAATCATCATCATCAGAACGTTCGGAAAGTTTTCCGGTACGCATTTTCCATAAACTTACGCCGGCCTCGGCGCAAATCAAACGATCAGCCAATTCTTCTTTAGACATTTCTAAACTAAAAATACCTACGGGCACCTTGGCGCGTACAGCCACTTGGCGGGCAATATCCAAGGCTAGAGAAGTTTTGCCTACGCTGGGGCGGGCGGCTAAGATAACCAAATTAGATTTTTGTAAACCCGATAATAAATTATCTAATTGGGAAAAGCCTGTCGGTACTCCGCGCAATTTTCCTTTTTCCCTATGTAGTTCATCTATCCTATCAAAAGCATCGGTAAGGATGTTGCGTAAAGGCTGAAAAGATTGTTTGAGAAAATTTTGTGAAACGCCAAAGATTTCTTTTTCCGCTCGGTCTAAAACAGTATCCAGTTCTTCTTCTTCGTT
It contains:
- a CDS encoding recombination protein RecR encodes the protein MTNQLIKKLTEILEKFPGVGPKTAERFVFHLFRQSSQELNELAATLLDIQKNIKSCSACQNFSITDPCEICADTQRAQNVICIVSYPQDIIALEKANSFTGTYHVLHGSVNLPEASTPANLKIKELIERLKKTAHNFGLKNLEIILGLNANMEGETTALYLTKLLKPSGIKITRLARGLPQGSDLQYADEITLLNALKERKEV
- a CDS encoding replicative DNA helicase — protein: MADELKKIPPQNLEAEISLLGAILTDKEALLKIADTVFPEDFYKEGYKIIYETMLDLYNKREPIDILSLGNRLEEIGKLESVGGRSTLMNLANSVPSSAHIVHYAEIVHKKATLRRLITAGNEINKLGFNEEEELDTVLDRAEKEIFGVSQNFLKQSFQPLRNILTDAFDRIDELHREKGKLRGVPTGFSQLDNLLSGLQKSNLVILAARPSVGKTSLALDIARQVAVRAKVPVGIFSLEMSKEELADRLICAEAGVSLWKMRTGKLSERSDDDDFPKIGQAMGMLSDAPIFIDDAASANIMQIRIKARRLQAEHGLGLIMIDYLQLMESRTKTDNRVQEISEISRSLKGIARELNVPVLALSQLSRAVEMQNGPAIPKLAHLRESGSIEQDADVVLFIYRKAADRKYKLEDIPPDERHLAEIHIAKHRNGPTGIANLYFDEEKASFRSLDTSFSGHTSFE